In Aspergillus chevalieri M1 DNA, chromosome 7, nearly complete sequence, the sequence CACGAATGCCTGTCCGCTTCCCACATATCCATGGCGGTGATCATGGCATCAGGGCAATTACAGTTGATATGTGTCTGAAATGGGCGCCAGCCAGGAGTTTGCGTGATTGCCGTAATGGATCGCAGCAATGTGGAACAATTGCAGGGACCCAGCCCACTGTATGTTGTGTCTATACTCAGCACACATTGACAACAGGGCTAATTAAATCTCTCCAGCTCCAACACCACATGCGCGAGGCTCACCCTGGAGCCAGTATGTGTTAAGCCTTTGCTGGAATGTGACATGATGGCTAATACATCCTAGCTGAGAACCGGACTTGTTGCAATGTGAAGATCCTGAGCTTATTGCAGGCCAGAAGTAAGTGTACAAATAACCTATTGTATGCATATGCTGATTACACATTTGTTCTGTATAGCGCTTTGAAACGGTATGTTCTCACTGGTGGCTGGCGCAATGGCCGTTTCCTGCATGAGCGGTGAGCCTGGGTATGTATCACTTCAGTCCACTGCAGAGAAAAAGTCCGATGGAGGTGATATCCCAGGAGATGTATGGATTGAGATATGCCTGTGAGGCTCTGGCGTAAGTATTCCCCATGCACATCTCATAGAGAATCTATGCTCACTTAGAATAGTGCATTAGACCCTGCTTTTGCTGACCACTGGAAGGTGCGTTTTCACCGTGACCGAGGCATCACTATACCTGGAAGTAAACGCAAGCAAGGCCCTCTCCCTCTAAAAGCAGTGATGAGATCAACCCTGCCTCTCCCACACCTGCTCTTCACGCCAGCAAATGCCGCCATTCTGGTAAGCTTAAATCCTCTATGTACTGAGCATATGGTGATTATACTAGCTCATATTGTCCATCATTCGACCCGTTTGATGCAGGCAGGTGGACAGGAAGATATGAGCAGGGTGAGTCAAACATCAGACAGAATGGTACTGTGGAAAATGTCATGGGctcagaatagtagataataatgaattgatattcctatctaaactattgtagttaccgacgagaatatcgaatctgggaaagaaaagagaagaagaattcTATCTACAGGAAAAAGGGCTTTTTATATCTgtgctgtgtggcctcgctaggTGGTATTTGATTCAGTTCTGTATTTAACTTGCTTTCGAACACATTGTAATTATCAATCTAATACTAAGTTGTAATCAATTCctctgtcacaacctggcttctctcgtatcgtatctagggttctagttagttgtatttcgagacaggacacttaccttaagtatCTTCCAACTACGTGTATGTTCCGATGACCATCCAAGCCCAATGTAAtgcaatacaagtcattcagcattggttacctttctagtttctgactcgtccgcacttaaccaacaacccagtatacgtactcggttgggccttgtttctctattcgttaccttatCGATTCTATTtgtcttacggagcctggagggggcgatatacccatcgacgcaATGATCTAAACATACAGAGCAATAGGAAAAAGCGAACCAAACAGAAGCTCAAAAAAGGACAAATAAAAGAAGGTTGGAAACAGAAAAGGGTCAACAAAGAGAGGGGGAAAGGGGGAAAGGAAATCGAAGCGAAGATTATCCTAGTACAGGCACCGATCCTGTGATATTGATAGCCTCCGATAATCATAACAATAACAGGTGCTGGGTCATCTCCTTTGCAGTTTTCTGCTACTGTAGAGGGGAAAGCAGTCAGATGTGAGTTGAAGAGGAAACCCCAAAACCATTCAAGTTCAAATATAGGAGAAATAACGATCAGATTCAACTGCGAGTATTCAAGTTAAATACACCACAGAGACAGTTGGGCCAGAGTCTTTTTCGTATACGGTCTGGGCACTGGTAGAAAAAGATGGGTACGCTGACAAAAGAGCCAGTCACAGCCGAGTCGGTGATATCCACAGATGAAGACATCCAAACTCGAATCCACCTAATTGAAAAGAGGAAATTCGGGAACAATGACTTCATTGCTGCACCCAAGGACGCGGATGGATGAGTAGCCTTCCCCAAACACTACACGCCAAAGCTTGGAATTGATAACATCTAATGCAATTCATTAGTGTCCAAGAACCAGCGCAAGAAATTCCTTCGGGGAACATACTGTACGGGTGAGGGGATGAGTGTCGACAGTCTATTATTAACCAGTCTTCAAGAAGGCCTTCTGTTATCCACCGATGATATGCTCCTCCGGGCAGAAACCGATTACAGTGTTCACTAAGACGATTTCCATCTCGAAGCAGCTCAATTCCCCATCCTGGCTCTGTTATTCGGAAATCTATTCTGCCATCACCGGCCTGAGTCCACTCACTCGAAATGCCAACACCATGACCGACCAAAGAATGAAAGGCACGGTACAGTTCATCTTGAAAGTGTGCTTCTGGGGGATGGGAAAGCGTTGGTTTATTGTACACGCTGCGTGAGCCCATGCACAAATTCTTCCTCGAGAACTCGCGAAGAACGGCTTCACAAAGGGATGTAATTGATGGAAACCTTGCAAATGGAAAAGGCTTCGGATCGTGGACCTGCAAAAAATGTTCAACAAATCTAAAGGCGTGGGCCATCATTTAGCTCTGTGTTCAAGAGTTGAGGAGAAGAGAGTGTGGAAACACTTACTTTCTGTGCAATGGCGATGGGAAGAAGCAAACTACCTCTGCCTTTTTCAATGCTTCTTCATCTGGAATGTCGGAATGCAGCCATCCCATTTTAGAGCAATAGTCCACCCCAGGATCTTTCAGATCACATGGTATTACCTTCTCTTGTAAGACTTTGCGGAGCGTGTCTGCGGCAGGGACGGTGAGTTTGTCAAGTGATGGAAAGGATCGATACACATCTGTATTCTCTAGACAACGGAATACAAACTGGTCATCGTCGAGTGACCTGAGAAGATGCTCTTTTGTGATACGATCGATGTTTCCTTTCTTCAAATCAGAGCGGTATTGCTTGAAAGTAGAAAGGAAAATGAattaacgtactccacatgcgaatgtaacacacgggcgaatgtaacacgaaatcgctccgacgcgacttccgatttctactacaaatttcaccacacccaacgatgcctcagaaacatgatgaaagccaagtaatattggcccttcaagctatgcaaaatgataaaaatctaagcgctcgagccgctggcaggatctatcacgtggatcatgtgaagcttagtcgccgccggcgtggcatgcaatcacgatgcaatatatcagccaattcacggaagctcactgatctagaggaatcaacgattgtcgaacacatacttgatctagattccaaagggtttcctcctcggttgtctggtgtggaagatatggccaaccgactaccgactactcacaacgcgcgacgcgggacgcgttggggtaaactgggctagcacctttgtcaaacggcacccagagctcacaactcgtttcaatcggaaatatgactatcagagggctctatgcgaagacccagaagttatttgtcgttggtttacacttgttcaaaacacaattgcgaagtatggcatccaggaagcagatatctataactttgatgaaactgggtttcagatgggagtgatctcgactacaatggttgtcataagctctgaacaacatggaaaggcaaaagcaaaacagcctggcaatcttgaacactgctgatgtccttacaaaaggcacgaggaagataatgcataagatggatttgatggaagcagagattcatgatcttcgggcggcaaacgaggcccttagcaaacgccggagggctaaaaaacacgtctaaggaaaggagggtcgctttcaatactggaagctcaggaattaggggatcaaatggaggttgaggtgcaactaaaggaggaaacacgcattagggctggtcggcgaccgcggactgagacacgcgcgcggcgctgtggcaattgcggaaaggccggacacaatgcgcgttcctgtcagatagtagtagagacgtctgaggaagatgattctgaataattttaatggaattttagtgcattggtggagatgttggagttaacatcgcggcggagcgatttcgtgttacattcgcccgtgtgttacattcgcatgtggagtacgttagcTTATTGAATAGTATGGCAGATGATTCATGGGGAAACGAACCCGATTTACGTAAGACACCAATGAACTGACTGCACCGGGGTGTCCATTGGTCATGAAATAGAGATAGTCGCAAGCTTCGGGGTCCATGTCAAAGGTTGACCAGGGGCCGGAACAACACTTCTGGATTGCATCCTTAAATTCCTCTTCATTATAAAAAAGGTGTACGTCCGGTGCATCTTTGACCCGAGGTTTCAAAATCGAAACGCACTGCTGTGGGCCGAACCTGAGAGGGGTACCGTAGGGCGCTTCTATCAGGCCCGTTTGCGGACTCCCGTAGGAGGCGAAGAGACAAATCCTCGGCCCATACTGCCGATTGCTTTGTGCTTTGAAAAACGTCAACCAAAGTTGCGTATCATAATATGTGGCCTGAGCCTCATCCATAATAAAGGTAACCTTTCGGTCGTAAAGATTCGATGTGTTTGTGCCCTCAAAACCGGCTTCTTCGCATTTTTCTGCCATCAGTTGTTCTGGGTCGGACGTGTCTGGCCAACCTGTCATGAAAACAAAAGGCCTCCCGTGTGAGATGCAGTATTCCCTCAGAAGCTTGGCCAGGGTCGTTTTGCCCGAGGCAGGTGTCCCGCGAATATGGATAACTCCCAGTTCGTCTAGCATCTCAactgtgacggcctggtcacgttggttgattatcacgtgaggtgtggttgtttgctttattgctttgttgataaatatggcgttacctcctttcttccttcctcatgttgattattctcgtcgatagctacctaggtagaacccatgagttggacgttccatcatcctagtagagcgccgtgacataataatcaacatcctccttttataccttagggagagaaataccaaaggcttctcccttcaagggattcgctggtgccgcagttcgggagctggccaggctataacagtgtctccattcaagtttccatcctcaagttcatcctcaagtcaagtcaagcgctgcttcagttaagtttctagagctcaggactgaaacttctgttgttggcatattcaagttcaactttcaagaagtccagtggttgcgactatgctggcaccccttcaagttctcaagacttaagtttttcaagattcaagctcacgatccctttcttaaagatcatggacccctttcaagaactccgaaacgaattttcttctacgatccgcgccctccagaatgaaatcgaatccgtcaaaaatgaacccaaaccacttcaacgaccaaagccatgcctccctgatcccgagaaattcaatggccaatctttgaagtttgatacctggcttgcttcgatgaaggctaagcttaggattgatgctccagctattggtgatgcagtggctcagttctactatgtctatctgaatctggaaagcaaagtccaagctctagttcttccccagttatcttatgcagaagacaccaacacctgggattacaacaccatccttgatcaactatctctggtttatgacaaccccaacaaggttcaagaagctgaagattatctactagtcctaaagcaggatagtggtgaatctgtggcagcctacatcgccaagtttgagaggattctttatgaggcaaagggcaaagattggcctgatgtcaccaagatttcagcgttcaggaaaggcctcaatcctactctccgaggacgtctcaaccagcagttgaatcttccaaaatcatacactgatttccttcgtgtggttcaacaattgggaagtcattctttcagctcaaattccaccaatgtttcccactctcaatcacaccaatctggctctcacaccaagtctgatcctatggacctcagcgtcatcaatatcaactccctgtcagcagcgtccacctccctagatgaaaggaacagacgacgacaacaaggatcctgtgtgagatgtggctcctctgatcattgggtgaaggattgttccatgaaggcacacaaggaatccaataaaatatggaaccagcagatgattgcaaggttagaggcaaaccgtcttgatgaccttaatgatctcgatgattgatttttggagatgtttggacatgttcatgtgtttttctttttcaagtgtctcatgtattgttgccttctcatgttttcttacctgtgggttgaccatgacattgaggacaatgcctattgaagccggggggtaatgtgacggcctggtcacgttggttgattatcacgtgaggtgtggttgtttgctttattgctttgttgataaatatggcgttacctcctttcttccttcctcatgttgattattctcgtcgatagctacctaggtagaacccatgagttggacgttccatcatcctagtagagcgccgtgacatcaACAAGTTTCGTGATCGTTTCAGAACGTGGGCAGATATCGGGATGCAGAGGTTGATTGGGAGGACTATAATGGTAATGATGACCTGAATGATCTTCGAATGAGCCAAGTACTTTCTGTGAGATGGAAATAGGCTTACCATAGCTCCTATGAACTTGCATGTCATGACCACAGGTCTTGCAGTTACCATTATGGTGACCGGGAGTGATAGTTGAGCCTGTCTTGCAGTCGCATGGCCCCCACTTGTGATGTATAAAAGTGCAGCTACCCATGGTTATTTTGACGACGCGAGTTTCGTCCGGGGAAGGCTCTTCTGTCGTCGAAGTGATCACAGGTGAAGGTCCAGTTTGGATTAACGCAGAGGATGGGGTAGCGGATGGAGGAGAGGATGGAGGGGCAGAAAATGGAAACCGAAACCACCGCATGACGACATTTGAGACCATGTCTACTGCGAGGAAGGAAGGAGCCAGCACTACAGCGTAGAAGACGGTAAGTAGTAGGCGGCGGCAAGATAAGGTGTCAGATCGTATTATATAATACAGATTGGCATTCATCCCCGGACGGCGATCATCCATACCACGACCCACCATGCGGAGTACAGTGCGGCCTCGCTTAGCCGTACTAAAGTTAACATGCGAATTTGGTTGGTTTAAAGAAAATCCGTATTATCAAAGTATACTATCTGAGCGACTGATCTAGAGTTGCCTGCTGCTTTATATAAAACGGCTTCTCCATCCATTCAAGCATTTTGGTTTCTTCAAGACAGACCTACTGAGAGTGTTCCTGATATTGTATAACAATGTGAAGATCATCAATTGTTGCTTTCAAAGGTGGTGAAACAGCAGGGCCGTCATCATCAGATTCATCATTTGTAgattgtcacgggctcggactagtagatattaacgaaatgatattcctatctgaactagtgtagccatcgacgagaatatggaatctggggaagaagagaaaaggaaatctatctaggtgaCGGACGGTCTTTATAGACATCTGTGCGATGAGGCTTAAGCCTTTGTTTGCCcagattgcttgtatggTGTGGAGCTGTCACATCGATGAATGTGTTTGTGATGGCTCAGCGCAGCGCCTTTAATGACAAACAACATCAACGTGGCAAACAGTGCCATGCAATCAATTAAGATAAATGCCTGCTTAGTGATGCTGCACAACTCCTATAAATTTCTTCATGTAGATAGgcctttctccttctttccttttcttcgccagattcgatattctcttcgatggctacaatagttagATAGGAACACTGAtttattattatctactattccgagcccgtgacactgCCAAGCAGATTTTTGGCCGATAATTGTGTAAGGAACTAATCGAGGGTGAGACTTGTAGTCAGAATTGTATTGGTTGGTCTATAGACAATGTTGAGCAAATATAGAACCCCTGGGATGCCAAAGCGTTTGTTAAGACGTCTGTATGGAGGCCcgagctcatgatcaatgaAGTGGGTAGCTCGGGGAATTTGAGAGTCGGTTATTCCATGACTAACGAGGtttatatggagaggactagTTCAAACGAAGAGATATATTGCCTTGCAAATGTATGTGCGCATAcgcagctgattgagtgctgaTCAGCTATATGTGCGTACACGCTGGTCTATATGAAGAATCTCCTGGCATCGCTACTCGGTTCgactatttatccgatcaATTCTCACCAAGATCTTC encodes:
- a CDS encoding uncharacterized protein (COG:S;~EggNog:ENOG410PTJJ;~InterPro:IPR032567,IPR005162,IPR036875;~PFAM:PF03732;~go_function: GO:0003676 - nucleic acid binding [Evidence IEA];~go_function: GO:0008270 - zinc ion binding [Evidence IEA]) produces the protein MDPFQELRNEFSSTIRALQNEIESVKNEPKPLQRPKPCLPDPEKFNGQSLKFDTWLASMKAKLRIDAPAIGDAVAQFYYVYLNLESKVQALVLPQLSYAEDTNTWDYNTILDQLSLVYDNPNKVQEAEDYLLVLKQDSGESVAAYIAKFERILYEAKGKDWPDVTKISAFRKGLNPTLRGRLNQQLNLPKSYTDFLRVVQQLGSHSFSSNSTNVSHSQSHQSGSHTKSDPMDLSVININSLSAASTSLDERNRRRQQGSCVRCGSSDHWVKDCSMKAHKESNKIWNQQMIARLEANRLDDLNDLDD